The Thermus albus genomic sequence CGTGAGAGCCTCCTTGGCGCTGGGGAAAACCGCTTCCGCCCCGAAGGCCTTGGCCCTTTCCCCCTGGTGGGGATGCTTGGCCACCGCGTAAACCTTCCCGGTAAACCCCAAGGCCCTTAGGGCCCTCAGGGCCAAAAGCCCCAGGGTTCCCATCCCCAGGATCAGGACCTCTTCCGGCCAAGGGCGAAGCCTCTTAAGGCCCCGCACCACCACGGCCAGGGGCTCGGTAAGCACGGCCCGTTTCTCAGGGACGCCATCGGGAATGGGGTAAAGCCTTTCGGGCCTGGCCAGCACCCACTCCCCCCACCCTCCGGGCAGGTCCCGGTTGTAGCCCAGCATCCCAGGGGCCAGGGGTCCCTCGGCCACGTTCTGGCATAACCCCTCCTCCCCCTTAAGGCACTGGGGGCAGGGAGGCAGGCCGCGGTCCTTGCAGGTGAGGAGAGGGTTCACCGCCACCAGGCTCCCCTCCGCCTCCCCCAGGATCTCGTGGCCCAGGACGGCGGGAAAGGAGAAGAAGGGGCTAATGGATGGGGGGCTTTTCCCGTAGAGGAGGGAAAGGTCGGAGCCGCAGACCCCGCTGAGCCGCACCTTGACCTTTAGGAAGCCTGGCCGTTCAGGAAGGGGCACACGGGCTAGGCGGAGGGGTAGAAGGCTCTTGGGAAAGCGTTTGCCCAAGGCCCGGGCTGCCAAGAAGCGGGGCAGGGAAGGAGTGTAGACGAGGGCCTTCATGACATGGGCACGGTGCGGATGAGCCTGCCCTCGATCCTTTCCATGATCTCGTCCAGGCTCCGCCCGGTGATGGTGAGGCCGTGGTTTTTGAGACCCACCACCGCCCGGGTGGGGTCAGGGGCCTCCCGCACCTTCTCCGCCACCGCCTGGGCCAGCTCGTAGGTGCCGCAGGGGTAGTTGAAGGAGGTGGCGGGCACCCCTGCCATCCAGGCGTGCACGTGCAGGATGGCCCCCACCCCCGGGTGCTCCCGGTAGATCATCCAGTGCTCAATGGCGTCCACGCTCACGCGCCTGGGTTCCACGTGGGGAGGCACGGAGAGGAGGATGGCGTTTTGCTCGGGGTCGTAGTCCTTCACCATGAGGATGTCGCGGCCGATCTCCTTGAGGTTGGCCTTGTCCACGCCGCTTGCCGACATCCAGAAGCGGCGCTCGTCCTTGCGTACGGAGAGGTTGCCGTAGGAAAGCCCGCCGATACCGTAGAGGCGCTTCACGTGGCGGAGGTCCTCGGGGGAAAGGATTTCCTCAATGGGGAAGGGGGCGGGAAGAAGGTCCCACTCCTTGAGTTTTTTCCCCGCCCGGTACATGCTTTCCGTAAGTTCATCCCCTTGCCAGAGTTCGGGCTCCAGGTCGGTGTGGAAGACGTTGTTGATGACCAGGCGGCTACAGGCGATGGGCCTTAGACGCGCGGCCACCCGCGCAAAAAACCCCTCGCCGTTGGGCTCATCGTAGTGGCCTAGCTCCAGGGTGAGGAACTTGACCCCTTGGCTGGGCACGTAGGCCAGGAGAACGTTGGAGAGGGCACGGACCAGGAAAGGGTAGAGGTCTTTCAGAGGGTCTTGGGGGAAAGCGGGAAGCTCCAGCACCGAGGCCACAAAGGTGGCCTGGGCCCTTCGCCGGTAGGGGCGAGGGTTCTCCGGGGAAATGGCGTTCAGCACCAGATTGGGGGCCTCGGATTTCGGGTTGTAGCGAAAACCCAGGGCTTCCAGGGCCTCCCCAAGACCCTCTAGAAGGGCTTGGATGTTGGGGGAAGGCTCGCCGTGGATCAGGTACTCCCACATACTCCCTCCTTGTTCTGCCCTTCAGCCTAATCCATACTGGCCTTATGGCGGAAGCCTTGTGGGGCAAAGGGGCCCTTCTTTCGGGGATTCGGATAGGGCATTTCACCGACCTCGAGGCCCTGACCGGCGCCACCGTGGTCCTGGTGGAGGAAGGGGCGGTAGGGGCGGTGGACGTGCGGGGGGCAGCCCCCGGCACCCGGGAGACGGACCTTCTCCTGCCGGAAAACACCGTGGAAAGGGTGCATGCCGTCCTCCTCACCGGGGGAAGCGCCTTTGGCCTGAGGGCGGCGGATGGGGTCGTGCGCTACCTGGCGGAAAGGAAAAGGGGCTTTCCCACCCCGGGGGGCGTGGTGCCCATCGTGCCTGCCGCGGTCCTCTACGACCTGGGCCGGGGAAAAGTCCACCGCCCGCCGGGGACGGAAGCCGGCTACCAGGCGGCCCTGGCTGCGGGGGAAGTGGTGGAGGAAGGGGGCGTGGGAGCGGGCACCGGGGCCGTGGCGGGCGGGGTAAAGGGCGGGGTGGGTCTAGCGGGGTACCTTCTGGAAGAGGGCTACCGGGTCATGGCCCTGGTGGCGGTGAACAGCCTGGGCCGTCCTTTTGACCCTCTTACGGGAAGGCTTTACGGGGAAGACCTTTTGGCGGAAGGGGAGAGGGCCTTGCTCCCGGATCGTTCCCGTTACCGGGGAAACCCGGAGGACTACCGCTTTCCCTTTCTCCTCGGCCAGAACACCACCTTGGCGGTGGTGGCCACGGACGCTCCCCTAAGCAAGGCCCAGGCCAGGAGGCTTGCCATCATGGCCCAGGACGGGATCGCCAGGGCTATTCGCCCTGCGCACACCCCCTTTGACGGAGACGTGGTCTTCGCCTTGGCCTTGGGGGAAGGGAAAGGAGTGGACCCTTACACCCTTTTGCGCCTGGGGGCCCACGCCGCCGATGCCGTAGCCCGGGCCATCGCCCGGGCGGTGCTCCTTTCGGGAAGCGCACCGGGGATACCCGCTTACCGGGAACTCGTGGCTTGACTACCGCCCGGGAAAGGGGGCGAGCTCCACTTCCACCTGGAAGACCTCCCCGCCCCGGCGCACGGTGAGAAGGACCCGGTCCCCCACCTGGTGGCGGCGCACCTCCCTAAGGAGCTCCTCAAAGCTGTTCACCGGGGTGCGGTTCACCTCGAGGATCACATCGGGCACCCCTCCTGATTCCAGGCCTTTAAGCCCGGCT encodes the following:
- a CDS encoding zinc-dependent alcohol dehydrogenase; the protein is MKALVYTPSLPRFLAARALGKRFPKSLLPLRLARVPLPERPGFLKVKVRLSGVCGSDLSLLYGKSPPSISPFFSFPAVLGHEILGEAEGSLVAVNPLLTCKDRGLPPCPQCLKGEEGLCQNVAEGPLAPGMLGYNRDLPGGWGEWVLARPERLYPIPDGVPEKRAVLTEPLAVVVRGLKRLRPWPEEVLILGMGTLGLLALRALRALGFTGKVYAVAKHPHQGERAKAFGAEAVFPSAKEALTARAKRYRYLLFEGHRGGYEAVIEASGSGLGFRQALALAQEGGRVLLLGAPGLEWADLSPFWFKEVGLVGSYTYSPEEFAQAVGLLSELKGLEELIGGIFPLEAWPQALAAKGKALFRPAIS
- a CDS encoding class II aldolase/adducin family protein, producing the protein MWEYLIHGEPSPNIQALLEGLGEALEALGFRYNPKSEAPNLVLNAISPENPRPYRRRAQATFVASVLELPAFPQDPLKDLYPFLVRALSNVLLAYVPSQGVKFLTLELGHYDEPNGEGFFARVAARLRPIACSRLVINNVFHTDLEPELWQGDELTESMYRAGKKLKEWDLLPAPFPIEEILSPEDLRHVKRLYGIGGLSYGNLSVRKDERRFWMSASGVDKANLKEIGRDILMVKDYDPEQNAILLSVPPHVEPRRVSVDAIEHWMIYREHPGVGAILHVHAWMAGVPATSFNYPCGTYELAQAVAEKVREAPDPTRAVVGLKNHGLTITGRSLDEIMERIEGRLIRTVPMS
- a CDS encoding P1 family peptidase, coding for MAEALWGKGALLSGIRIGHFTDLEALTGATVVLVEEGAVGAVDVRGAAPGTRETDLLLPENTVERVHAVLLTGGSAFGLRAADGVVRYLAERKRGFPTPGGVVPIVPAAVLYDLGRGKVHRPPGTEAGYQAALAAGEVVEEGGVGAGTGAVAGGVKGGVGLAGYLLEEGYRVMALVAVNSLGRPFDPLTGRLYGEDLLAEGERALLPDRSRYRGNPEDYRFPFLLGQNTTLAVVATDAPLSKAQARRLAIMAQDGIARAIRPAHTPFDGDVVFALALGEGKGVDPYTLLRLGAHAADAVARAIARAVLLSGSAPGIPAYRELVA